In the genome of Thermodesulfobacteriota bacterium, the window AATGACAGAGACGACTCCTCAAAAACACGAATTCCAGGCCGAAGTTAAGCAAGTCCTCAATATCGTTATAAATTCACTTTATAAAGATAAGGAGATATTTATTAGAGAGCTTGTCTCTAATGCCTCAGATGCACTTGAAAAACTTCGGTATGTTCAGCTCACCGAAAAGGATATTTTTGATGATAATCTTCCTCTTGAAATAAGCATTTCCACAGACGATGTTGCCAATACAATTACTATAAAGGACTTCGGGGTGGGCATGACTCGCCAAGAACTCATTGAAAACCTTGGGACAATCGCACACTCAGGTTCAAAGGCCTTTTTAGAGGCTGTTCAGAAGGGCGCAGATGTGGGAGATAATCTGATCGGGCAGTTTGGAGTCGGATTTTATAGTGTATTTATGGTTGCAAAATCTGTTAAGGTCTATACACATCATTGGGAAAAGGATGGGGAGCACCTTGTTTGGACCAGTGATGGGTCTGGCACGTACGAGCTTGAAACGTCTTCCGGCCAAAGGCGCGGAAGTAAAATTGAAATTCAATTAAAGGATGAAGCAAAGGAGTTCTCTAAGGCGGAGCATGTCAAGCAGATACTCTCACATTATTCAAACTTTGTGCAATTCCCGATCAATTTAAACGGTGAGCGCATCAACACTGTCCAGGCGATCTGGATGAGAAATAGAAACGAAATTAAGGATGCGGAATACGCAGAGTTCTATAAATTTCAGGCAAAGGCTTTTGACGAACCTTTCTACAAACTCCATTTTAGCTCCGACGCCCCGCTTACAATTAATTCCCTTCTCTTTGTGCCGACTGAAAATCAGGAACGATGGGGGTTTATCCGTTTAGAGCCAGGGGTCAGTCTTTACTGCCGAAAAATTCTAATTGATTCAAGCCCAAAGGGACTTCTTCCAGAATGGTTGCGTTTCGTCAGGGGAGTCATTGATAGTGCGGATTTGCCTCTTAATATTTCACGCGAGACTATGCAGGACAGCAGTCTAGTTCAAAAGATTAATGATGTAATTACAAAGAGGTTTCTAAAGTTTCTTGAAGAAGAGGCTAAAGAGAGAAAAGAAAAGTACGAAGAGTTTTATAATAAGTTTGGTCTCTTCCTTAAGGAGGGAATAGTTACGGATATAAATTACAGGGAGCAGCTTTCGAAATTGCTTCGTTTTGAATCGTCTCAATTGGAGAAAGGCAAATTGAGTTCATTTTCGGAATATGTCTTACGAATGAAAGAAGACCAGAAGGAAATATATTACCTCAATGCTCCAACCCGCGAGAGCTCAGAACTTGGACCACATTTAGAGTACTTTAGGGCGCGTGATTTTGAAGTCTTATTCCTTTATGATCCGATTGATGACTTTGTAATGAGCAATTTAAGAGAATTTGAGGGCAAAAAGCTAATCTCTGCAGACAGCGCCGAGGTAACAATCGGCGATATTACGAAAGACTTAAAGGAAAAACCGCTGGATAAAGAGGTGGAGAATAAACTATGCGAATGGTTGAAAGAGACTTTAGGCGAAAGGGTACATGAAGTAAGTGTAAGTAAAAGACTTGTGGATAGCCCTGTAATTGCGCTGAATGCAGACAAATTTATGAGTCCGGGTATGAAACGGATTATGAGGGCAATGCGACAGGAAGTAAAGGAGGGCTACAGAGTAAATCTCGAAATAAACTCGCGGCATAATCTGATTAAGAACCTTTCGGATTTAAAGGATAGAGACCCTGATCTTGCGAAACTCGTGGCAGAACAGTTGTTTGACAATGCACTAATTACTGCTGGATTCCTTGATGACCCAAGAGCGATGGTCAATCGGGTGTACAAGATCCTTGAACGTGTTTCAGTACACTAGCGATCAATCAAGAATGTATGATTTGCTAAGTAAACCGATTTCATTCTTCGGGATTGCTTCTCCGCATAGCTTCTGGAATTTACCGTGAGGACTTTTTTCAAATGTAGATCGCTGCGGCTTACTGCAGTGAGTTTCACTTTTTTTACAAAATTACCTCTTTAAACACTAAGTCAGGGGTTGGGTAGAATATATAAAGATTATGATTGTCAGATTTAAAATGAATGTACCAATGTTCATTATAAGTCCAGTTGTTTTTTTGTTTCTTTTATCAATATCTATTAATATTGCCATCAATGATTTTTCTTCAGCTTCGGATAACAAAGGAGGGATTTTCATATTAGGTAGTTGGACAGAGAAAGGGTTAAATAGTATCATGAAACAATCCTCGAAAATTCAAGATGTTGGTCAACGAATAGACTTTTTATCAGGGAAATTCCTGAATACTAAATACGAGGAATCAACACTGGTAGGGGATGTAAACCATCCTGAAGAATTGGTGATAAATTTGGAAGGCATGGACTGCTTTACATACATGGATTATGTGGAGGCGATGCAGCTCTCTGATTCTTATCCGATGTTTGTAAATAATATTCGGCGTATAAGGTATCAGTCTGGTGAGGTAGATTTTATAAAAAGAAATCATTTCTTTACAGATTGGGCTGTATATAATAGTGACAATATCGTTGATGTCACAAAAGAGGCGGGTGGACAAGGGACCAGAACTGTAAAGAAGCTTCTGAATAAAAAAGAAGATGGGACACTTTATCTCCCGGGTATTCCGGTTAGGGAGCGTTATGTGAATTACATACCGTCCGAATCTATTGATGAAAAGGTGATTGAGCGTCTGAAAACCGGAGATTATGTGGGGATTTATACTGATAAGGACGGTCTAGATGTTTCACACACTGGGATACTGATTAGAAAGGGCGATGAGATTTATCTAAGGCATGCATCTTCGAGAAAAAATAATAGAAGGGTTGTTGATGAAGATTTGCTTGCCTATATTTTTGACAAACCTGGATTGGTAGTTCTGAGACCAAAGGTTAATTGATTTTTTTGATCAATACTCAAACGCTTTGTGAATTCTATCATAAACTTGAAATTATATCATTTTGAAAAACCGTTGTGAGTACATTTAGAGGAGAGTGTATTGAAACCTGAAGAGTTTGTTCTTCTTGCTACGGACAATTATTATAGGGGCGAGTATGATGAGGCAATCAAAAATCTAGATAGAGCCATAGAATTGAGGTCAGACTTTGCTGAGGCTTGGTATAATAAAGGAATAGTGTTATCTGTAGTATGTCGTCATGAAGAGGAGATTGAGGTTTATAACAAAGCAATAGAATTGAAGCCAGATTATGCTGAGGCGTGGAACAACAAGTCCGCCGCTCTTGGCAGACTGGGGCGCTTTGAAGAAGCACTAGAGGCGTCTGAAAAATCGCTGGCGATAAAACCGTGGTTTGCTGTAGCGTGGTGTAATAAGGGAGCGGCTCTTGGGTGGCTTGGTCGGGATAGGGAAGCAATCGTTGCTTATGAAAGAGCGTTGGAATTTCAGCCAGATTATGTTGAGGCGTGTAATAATAAGGGTATTTCTCTCTTCAACACTGATGATCTGAACGAAGCGATCAAGGCCTTTGACAGGGC includes:
- the htpG gene encoding molecular chaperone HtpG, which gives rise to MTETTPQKHEFQAEVKQVLNIVINSLYKDKEIFIRELVSNASDALEKLRYVQLTEKDIFDDNLPLEISISTDDVANTITIKDFGVGMTRQELIENLGTIAHSGSKAFLEAVQKGADVGDNLIGQFGVGFYSVFMVAKSVKVYTHHWEKDGEHLVWTSDGSGTYELETSSGQRRGSKIEIQLKDEAKEFSKAEHVKQILSHYSNFVQFPINLNGERINTVQAIWMRNRNEIKDAEYAEFYKFQAKAFDEPFYKLHFSSDAPLTINSLLFVPTENQERWGFIRLEPGVSLYCRKILIDSSPKGLLPEWLRFVRGVIDSADLPLNISRETMQDSSLVQKINDVITKRFLKFLEEEAKERKEKYEEFYNKFGLFLKEGIVTDINYREQLSKLLRFESSQLEKGKLSSFSEYVLRMKEDQKEIYYLNAPTRESSELGPHLEYFRARDFEVLFLYDPIDDFVMSNLREFEGKKLISADSAEVTIGDITKDLKEKPLDKEVENKLCEWLKETLGERVHEVSVSKRLVDSPVIALNADKFMSPGMKRIMRAMRQEVKEGYRVNLEINSRHNLIKNLSDLKDRDPDLAKLVAEQLFDNALITAGFLDDPRAMVNRVYKILERVSVH
- a CDS encoding N-acetylmuramoyl-L-alanine amidase-like domain-containing protein, with amino-acid sequence MFIISPVVFLFLLSISINIAINDFSSASDNKGGIFILGSWTEKGLNSIMKQSSKIQDVGQRIDFLSGKFLNTKYEESTLVGDVNHPEELVINLEGMDCFTYMDYVEAMQLSDSYPMFVNNIRRIRYQSGEVDFIKRNHFFTDWAVYNSDNIVDVTKEAGGQGTRTVKKLLNKKEDGTLYLPGIPVRERYVNYIPSESIDEKVIERLKTGDYVGIYTDKDGLDVSHTGILIRKGDEIYLRHASSRKNNRRVVDEDLLAYIFDKPGLVVLRPKVN
- a CDS encoding tetratricopeptide repeat protein; amino-acid sequence: MKPEEFVLLATDNYYRGEYDEAIKNLDRAIELRSDFAEAWYNKGIVLSVVCRHEEEIEVYNKAIELKPDYAEAWNNKSAALGRLGRFEEALEASEKSLAIKPWFAVAWCNKGAALGWLGRDREAIVAYERALEFQPDYVEACNNKGISLFNTDDLNEAIKAFDRAIKLKPDYAEAWYNRARVYATKRLYKKALTDLQKAILLDTSFKEEAKKDKVFKEVKEDKEFGKLVE